tgcccttggcaaagcagggggacgggcattcatgccttcatcctcaggtggaactctagtcaatcgtgcagatcgacgagtacctcgCATTCTGACTTCTGAAAACACAACacatacacataaacattagcatcatatggtccatatgaaaacacatgaaccccataacatacataacatatcatgaaTGCACATGcaaaaagtcatggcatttcacatcatcagcaagataggactctacatcctatcctagtggacatgattactcctattgtgcttgcccttttatgacatctatgagcccaacactctctaggtccgaccatatgaactaggctctgataccaatctgtaacgacccgaaaaccggaccgctaccggcgctaggatccagatcagcttaaggccgccgggacccgtagcaagcctactatgcattctgtaaacctggtaaatcccatacatgatcaacaatttccataaaaatttaaaactttacatctaccaagtttaacctgtgcatgcacactatctctgaaaacataaaaccccatactagagccctcatcaaatgctctagttgggtcatcatttcatatattaagcttggtcctcaacatatatcattacaaaacataataatatacagatcatgtgcaaaagggatcaaccaactctagggccaagcacaattctatcaatAACCATTATatgactttacatcattttacaatacatgtccactaccgctattacataaacttttcACTTCGTAGCTATCCCatgctatctctggccctgcaaacctgggggttagggagaggggtgagctactagagcccagtgagtagagcactaataaaaacatttactaaaacatgcttccatgaaatgcatcacatcacaaacaattacCATTctggatggacttgtcaccaataaccctctacagatCGTAACATGTCCACTGTGccggggcgattaggccacacctggtcttctcttactctgtgccaggggcgattaggccacacctggtcttctcttcctctgtgccaggggcgattaggccacacctggtctttccatctcatatcatatcgagggctaaaggatcctccaatatccatccacatcaacaacgtattatgcaatgcatcatattcatgaatactaatgcaaacatcctaacatatatacatggcatttatgatgcatgagtcatgcataCTAAGGCAAACAACCTaacatatatacatggcattgatgatgcatgagtcatgctaaaacctttcatttaatttgaaacatagttcagttctactcacctctagtagaCGCTGGAATACCTCTGAACCAACTAACACTTAgggcctcggttcctcgggtccgatcctacacaggtggactcaaatgaggtaccgacaaactctaacataactctaaacattcccccaaaaacccctttaaacatctcaaacatgcatggaaaaacaagcaaaggaaggctggacaggggactttcggcggcaggttcggcggccgaaggtccctccagagccgaaagtcaggcactttcagaggcagggttcggcagccgaaagtccttctagagacgaaagtcataaccttcggcggcatgttcaggggccgaaactccactccagagctgaaagtccaaactttcagaggagggtttaggcggccaaaacaacctcctcaaggggttcagcggccgaacctgagttctccaagaaggcagaactcgattcAACTTTAAgtctccagcctccaaaacctctctAAAACATGCACAACTTACAAACAagttctcaaacacatgcatatacccttcttcatgcatataggggcttagaactagctcaaaacccctaaaacaacacatatacacTCATATGGCTTATGAGCAACATAAACCCTAcccatgcaaaccatgcaaaaaccACACTTAAACCCTTccaaactcacttaaaacataaagaaaggtgatgatccatgcttacctcttgaagatcgagaggattgatggtctaaactcggagatgcaaggaaaaacagatccgaaacctccaagcctcacaacttagcttctttgctcaaaaacttcaaaaccaacatGAAAACTACTTACAACTTGCTCAACTTTGAAGAAAACCAAGAAATCAATCAAAGGAGGTCAAGAACAcacctatacccgaaaagaaagagaaaactcacctctaATCCgaataagggacccttttataggtggccggtcaaccaccttcggcggtcagAGTTGTTTCCACAGCTTCACCACGTTCGGAACCCGAACTTGGGCTTTGGTGGCAACGAAAGCAagccaccttcgacggccgaaagtgaggttcggcggccgaaccttacatttccctccttggtcttttcttttcaaaacttcaAATTGTCTTAATCAAACCACTAAAAACAgtcaaaaacattttagaaaacctttcttttacccttctagaaaactccgacatccttgaattccaaattccaacggagcttccgccggaaagtatgaattccgacgccggggtctagccgggtattacacatatatTACTGATGGTATACTTGATACTCTTCCTATATCTTCTGTTATTACTGAAGATGTTGATCCTGTATATCTACTACTTAtacttctattaaattttaatgagacTTTACCATCTTCAAACTGCTCTATTTTACTTAAACTTGTATTTGGTTTTACTTTTTCTTGTTCTGATGGAGGTAATATACCTTCTAAAATCCATTCTTCTGATAAGGTTATATCTTTCCATTATATTGTTTTAGGTATTACAGTATTTGTTTTAGTTAAATCTATCTGCAAAAACCTTGTTTCTCCCTTTTTAggttgtaatttatatttagttccaaatgctgaattcATAGCTTTATAATGGATTTTATACATTAATGCTATCGGGATAGATCCttgtttcattttataattatgagttTTAATTTTCAAGACTATActgtctaaaatatttaaatcatttaatgatATTGTCATATCTGGATATACCTCAAAAGATATTGATCGTTCAATTAAACTAGTTTCTATAGATCCTAataaagaattctgaaaatttaaaaatcttgcatCTCTTACTACTGCTAAAATACTAGTATTTAATCCTTCTCTAGTTAAAGGTTTTATACCTACTTGAATTAGTCCTATATGAATATACTTGTATTTTTTTACTCCTATGAcgatttaatgtttttgatgataaaAGTGTTATTTTCTCAAAAGGTTTGCTTAACCGAAAATCTCTTTCTTCTGTTTTTGTTACATAGtctgttttaaaaatattaaactttgGGATTTTATAAATCTGTTCCTTATCTATCTTAGGAATTTCCCACTCATCTATTGCTTTTACAAAATCTTCCAATATtaactcatttttatttattactcttttaatttttgaagACTCTAAATCATCTGATTTTATTGTACTAACTGATTTATACAAAAAATGatccattttcaaaaatcttgaATTATGTCGCGGTCACTGCCTGTTATACCCTATGACACCCAAAACTTTAGCTAAAACGGGTTCAGTTGGCATACCCAAAACatactatttcaaaaaaattttaataatggaTTCTTTCCCATGTAAATAACCTTAGGCTCTATACCATTCTACCAAAAACTTAAAGCTATTAGTAGAAGCGTTACTTTAATATAGCCCAGTGACCCTGCACACGGTAATGTCTCCACCCAATCCTTTTTCCTCTTTCCTTCCCTGCGGGCTCGAACCCGTGACCTGCTCTAATACCATTAGGGTGCATACCATTCTACCAAAAATTTAAGCTATTAGTAATGGCGCTACTTTAATCCTATATAGCCTAGGAACCCTGCACACGGTAACATCTCCACGTTGGGTGCCACTTTGGGGAGGCACACTCTTTGGATACTTTTTTGGATTAAATCCCTTTTTGCATGCGAGAGAatccattattaaaaaatttttgaaagagtATATTTTGggtatgaaaaaaattttttgaGTAAATTTTTAACATGATttgtgaaatttaataaaatttacaatttaatttttattttttattgagaaTTAATTTAATCCACATGATATTTATTAATAAGatagttattatattaaatttactgttaaaatataatgatataatcattcaaaatttatttttttataacagtTCAGTgtctataatttaaattttataatgatttaatttcctccattctattttaattttttttatatagttaatTAATAGTGAATTTAACATATTTCTAAAAAAAGGTAAGGATTAAAATGCTTATGTCCTTAAATGTGGAggactatattgtaattattttacaaaaatgGCGTCGCCCGGACTCGAACCGGAGACCTTCAGTGTGTTAGACTGACGTGATAACCAACTACACCACGACACCGTTTGTTTAACCGACTACTTTAGCCCTAAATTAACAGTTCTAAATGTGGCTTTTCTTCAAGGAAAACCCTATCATCCTCCTCTGATTACTTCGTTCTCTTTCTTCAAATTGATAAGTTTTCTCCGATTTCTTTCTCTCTTCCTGCTTAACCTGATTttccatttatttataaatttacagaaattttaacaaaatatgTCTAGCGCTTTGGATATGTCCCTTGACGATATCATCAAGAGCAATAAAAAGTCCGGATCCAGCAAAACCCGAGGACGGGGCCGAGCTTCCGGACCTGGACCTGCTCGACGATTCACCAACCGCGGCGCTAATAGAGCTGCGCCGTATACCGCCCCTAAGGTAGTTGTTTATTTATGGTTTTGATTTTTGTggccaattttttttatttttttttctgaattaaCTATTTTGCGATTGGAATGATTTCTTCTCAGGCGCCTGAAACGACGTGGCAGCACGACATGTTTGCGGATCAGGGTGTCGGGTACCCGGGACTGGCAGGTCGGTCCCCCGCTATAGAGACTGGAACGAAGCTTTACATTTCTAATCTTCATTTTGGCGTTTCAAACGAGGATATCAAGGTACTTAATTTAcaatatcttatatttttattctgtttGTTGTTTGAATGCTTGGGGATATATTTTGATAGTATGATATACTATTCTTGGTGTAGTTTATAGATTCTGAATTAGTTTTAGTTGGAGTTACTTAATGAACATGTTTTTCAGAAAGTGTTTGGATTTAATTTGATGCTGCATGCAGAATGGAAATAAGGTGGTGGCTATTGAAATTAAAGGGTTGTTAAATTTGGATTATGAATGGAAACTATTAGTAGATCTTTTGCAGAATGATTTCTCTCTTGATTGTTATAAGTGCCTTCAAAAAAAGTTGTTTCAGTAGTCTGCATTCCACCagtttatgattttattatggaGAATTGATTCCCTAATTTTGTTGATGGCTGTGTAATTAAAGGGGAAACATATTGATAAGTGTTGGCTGCAAATTTTTCATGTTTTACAAGTTCCTTTAACTAATGGTTGTTAAACGCTATGCAGGAGTTGTTTTCTGAAGTTGGAGATTTGAAGCGGTGTTCAATCCATTATGATAGGAGTGGGAGATCGAAGGTATCTAAT
This sequence is a window from Manihot esculenta cultivar AM560-2 chromosome 4, M.esculenta_v8, whole genome shotgun sequence. Protein-coding genes within it:
- the LOC110613754 gene encoding THO complex subunit 4A; amino-acid sequence: MSSALDMSLDDIIKSNKKSGSSKTRGRGRASGPGPARRFTNRGANRAAPYTAPKAPETTWQHDMFADQGVGYPGLAGRSPAIETGTKLYISNLHFGVSNEDIKELFSEVGDLKRCSIHYDRSGRSKGTAEVVFSRRTDAVAAVKRYNNVQLDGKPMKIEMATNVATPAAPASSGTFVNSNGAPRGGQGRDGATGRPRGGSGRGFGRGRGRGRGRGEKVSAEDLDADLEKYHSEAMQTN